The Streptococcus toyakuensis genome has a window encoding:
- the mvaD gene encoding diphosphomevalonate decarboxylase has translation MDREPVTVRSYANVAIIKYWGKKREKEMVPATSSISLTLENMYTETTLSPLPAHATADAFYINGQLQNEAEHAKMSKIIDRYRPEGEDFVRIDTQNNMPTAAGLSSSSSGLSALVKACNAYFKLGLNRSQLAQEAKFASGSSSRSFYGPLGAWDKDSGEIYPVETDLKLAMIMLVLEDKKKPISSRDGMKLCVETSTTFDDWVRQSEKDYQDMLVYLKENDFAKVGELTEENALAMHATTKTASPAFSYLTDASYEAMDFVRQLREQGEACYFTMDAGPNVKVLCQEKDLEHLSEIFSQRYRLIVSKTKDLSQDDCC, from the coding sequence ATGGATAGAGAGCCTGTAACAGTACGTTCCTACGCAAATGTTGCTATTATTAAATATTGGGGAAAGAAAAGAGAAAAAGAGATGGTACCTGCTACTAGCAGTATTTCTCTGACTTTGGAGAATATGTATACGGAGACGACCTTGTCGCCTTTACCAGCCCATGCGACAGCTGATGCATTTTATATCAATGGTCAGCTACAAAATGAAGCGGAGCATGCCAAGATGAGTAAGATTATCGACCGTTACCGTCCAGAAGGTGAGGACTTTGTCCGTATCGATACTCAAAACAATATGCCTACCGCAGCGGGCCTGTCCTCAAGTTCTAGTGGTTTGTCCGCCTTGGTCAAGGCTTGCAACGCTTATTTCAAGCTTGGTTTGAATCGGAGTCAGTTGGCGCAGGAGGCTAAGTTTGCCTCAGGCTCTTCTTCTCGGAGTTTTTATGGACCGCTAGGTGCCTGGGACAAGGATAGCGGAGAGATTTACCCTGTAGAGACAGACCTGAAACTAGCTATGATTATGTTGGTGCTAGAAGACAAGAAAAAACCAATCTCTAGCCGTGATGGGATGAAACTTTGTGTGGAAACTTCGACGACTTTTGACGACTGGGTGCGGCAGTCTGAGAAGGATTATCAGGATATGCTGGTTTATCTCAAGGAAAATGACTTTGCCAAGGTTGGGGAGTTAACGGAGGAAAATGCCCTTGCTATGCACGCTACGACGAAAACAGCATCACCAGCCTTTTCCTATCTAACCGATGCAAGCTATGAGGCCATGGACTTTGTTCGCCAGCTCCGTGAGCAAGGAGAGGCCTGCTACTTTACTATGGATGCTGGTCCCAATGTCAAGGTCCTCTGTCAGGAGAAAGACTTGGAGCATTTATCTGAAATCTTCAGTCAACGTTATCGCTTGATTGTGTCAAAAACAAAGGATTTGAGCCAAGATGATTGCTGTTAA
- the mvk gene encoding mevalonate kinase: MTKKVGVGQAHSKIILIGEHAVVYGYPAISLPLLEVEVTCKVVPAVRPWRLYEEDTMSMAVYASLEYLDIKEACIRCEIDSAIPEKRGMGSSAAISIAAIRAVFDYYQAELPHDVLEILVNRAEMIAHMNPSGLDAKTCLSDQPIRFIKNVGFTELEMNLSAYLVIADTGVYGHTREAIQVVQSKGKDALPFLHALGELTRQAEVAISQKDAEGLGQILSQAHLHLKEIGVSSPEADSLVETALSHGALGAKMSGGGLGGCIIALADNLTHAQELAERLEEKGAVQTWIESL; encoded by the coding sequence ATGACAAAAAAAGTTGGTGTCGGTCAGGCACATAGTAAGATAATTTTAATAGGGGAGCATGCTGTCGTTTACGGTTATCCTGCCATTTCCCTGCCTCTTTTGGAGGTGGAGGTGACTTGTAAGGTAGTTCCTGCAGTGAGACCTTGGCGTCTCTATGAGGAGGATACCATGTCCATGGCAGTTTATGCTTCGCTTGAGTATTTGGATATCAAAGAAGCCTGCATTCGCTGTGAGATTGACTCGGCTATCCCTGAAAAACGGGGAATGGGTTCGTCAGCTGCTATTAGCATAGCGGCCATTCGTGCGGTATTTGACTACTATCAGGCAGAACTACCTCATGATGTACTAGAAATCTTGGTCAATCGGGCTGAGATGATTGCCCATATGAATCCAAGTGGTTTGGATGCTAAGACCTGTCTCAGTGACCAACCTATTCGCTTTATTAAGAATGTAGGATTTACAGAGCTTGAGATGAATTTATCTGCCTATTTGGTGATTGCAGATACGGGCGTTTATGGTCACACTCGTGAAGCCATCCAAGTGGTTCAAAGTAAGGGCAAGGATGCCCTACCGTTTTTGCATGCCTTGGGAGAATTGACCCGGCAGGCAGAAGTTGCGATTTCACAAAAAGATGCTGAAGGACTGGGACAAATCCTCAGTCAAGCACATTTACATTTAAAAGAAATTGGTGTCAGTAGCCCTGAAGCAGACTCTTTGGTTGAAACGGCACTTAGTCATGGTGCTCTGGGTGCCAAGATGAGTGGTGGTGGGCTTGGAGGCTGTATCATAGCCTTGGCAGACAATTTGACACACGCACAAGAACTAGCAGAAAGATTAGAAGAGAAAGGAGCTGTTCAGACATGGATAGAGAGCCTGTAA
- a CDS encoding SHIRT domain-containing protein, which yields MNFKSRKCEENGEKVLRYSIRKHHLGVASVAVASVLFFATGVATVQADGPGVGEPVSGTPAPPSTPGSASSASTTSTLGTSGANTGDTEIENTNTDTDTAASTESNGNNRAALTENGPIKPEDNVEARNNNEKPRGLERATEPANYDGKVSLIGQWTSESHEKKDTENTYKNATDKLGSPLSNPGLFRGAAKTFLGWSDMPPVNGKIADGARLFSAEDTIATAFPNGLSADSKLYGVYASLNDQDTPFPADKFSMGFAIIGGMNKFAINDNKVHIDTNVESEEVLPNTNLNKEIKDKEKNTRRIIDEYKPDNNDTTKVNEVVLKAEFEMDKTTAMTVYRNPHVGYVGPVLSNTYKDNNFKLDEKKKTYTYVDLNVNLDKDLVVPEKLYAEFNGYSWRPLYALGIKEDGTKEILNVYSKEGTALGNTKDSFNSIVSNTDPRVTFGVETKGNHNITFRMILRSLNGYDSNRPENERNESIAESVVKPDEGKSIAETILRNMTLRSLTSTELKALFPNKSDEEINQMVVRINQDKAKELADTNGNTVLKVTGSVEGNVHPSAGRIGSGWLSLDSATNLPINKVEANVLELGYVTFYNVSYRFQSGTEGKVLPAVIENYKPKDTATYENEANVTPTQPTTTEYIDAENDGKWVFKSYDAENKQVNKADVEFIGTWVFESNKYGVTYKFESGTPGKTLPAAIEGYKPTDQNRYVDKSNVTTIQPTKTEYVDAENDGKWVFKSYDAENKQVNKADVEFVGTWVFVANKYGVTYKFQSGTPGKTLPAAIENYKPIDQNRYVDKSNVTTIQPTKTEYVDTENDGKWVFKSYDAENKQVNKADVEFIGTWVFEANKYGVTYKFESGTPGKTLPAAIEGYKPTDQNRYVDKSNVDAIQPTTKEYPVAEEDGKWVFKSYDAENKQVNKADVEFVGTWVFEAKKYGVTYKFVSGTPGKTLPEAIEGYKPTDQNRYADKANVVATQPTKTEYVDAENDGKWVFKSYDTENKAVNKADVEFIGTWVFEANKYGVIYKFESGTPGKTLPEAIENYKPTDQNRYVDKSNVTTIQPTKTEYVDTENDGTWVFKSYDAENKQVNKADVEFVGTWVFVANAPTPKPEPKPEPKPEPKPEPKPEPKPEPKPEPKPEPKPEPKPEPKPESKPEPKPEPKPEPKPEPQPTPTPTSISSEDWNQGSTEVHKKDELPQTGSQQDEWLVALGGLSILGAFTVFSKKREE from the coding sequence ATGAACTTTAAGTCAAGAAAATGTGAAGAAAACGGGGAAAAAGTTTTACGCTATTCTATTAGAAAACATCATTTGGGAGTAGCTAGTGTAGCAGTAGCTTCGGTGTTGTTTTTTGCAACTGGTGTGGCGACTGTTCAAGCGGATGGACCAGGAGTAGGCGAACCAGTATCAGGCACACCAGCCCCACCAAGTACACCAGGTTCAGCAAGTTCAGCAAGTACAACAAGCACACTAGGCACTTCTGGTGCTAATACTGGTGACACAGAAATAGAAAATACAAATACAGATACAGATACAGCTGCATCAACTGAGAGTAATGGAAATAATAGAGCTGCATTAACAGAAAATGGGCCTATTAAGCCAGAAGATAATGTTGAAGCAAGAAATAATAATGAGAAACCTAGAGGGCTTGAAAGAGCAACAGAACCAGCAAATTATGATGGTAAAGTAAGTCTTATTGGTCAATGGACAAGTGAATCACACGAAAAAAAAGATACTGAAAATACATATAAGAATGCTACAGATAAATTAGGGAGTCCCTTATCTAATCCAGGTCTTTTCCGTGGCGCTGCAAAAACTTTTCTTGGTTGGTCTGATATGCCGCCAGTAAATGGGAAAATTGCAGATGGTGCAAGACTGTTCTCGGCAGAAGACACTATAGCTACAGCCTTTCCGAATGGCTTGTCAGCTGATTCTAAGCTATATGGTGTTTATGCCAGTCTAAATGACCAAGATACACCTTTCCCTGCTGATAAATTTTCTATGGGATTTGCGATTATAGGTGGAATGAATAAATTTGCCATTAATGATAATAAGGTTCATATTGATACGAATGTAGAATCAGAAGAAGTATTACCTAATACTAATTTAAATAAAGAAATAAAAGACAAAGAAAAAAATACCCGCCGTATCATTGATGAGTATAAACCGGACAATAATGATACTACAAAAGTGAATGAAGTGGTTTTAAAAGCTGAGTTTGAAATGGATAAAACTACAGCGATGACTGTGTATAGAAATCCTCATGTAGGATATGTTGGTCCGGTTTTATCCAACACATACAAGGATAATAATTTTAAATTAGATGAAAAGAAAAAAACTTACACCTATGTAGACTTAAATGTGAATTTAGACAAAGATTTAGTTGTTCCGGAAAAATTATATGCAGAGTTTAATGGTTACTCATGGAGACCATTGTATGCTCTTGGAATTAAGGAAGATGGAACGAAGGAAATCCTAAATGTGTATTCAAAAGAAGGGACAGCCTTAGGAAATACAAAAGATAGCTTTAATTCAATCGTTAGTAATACGGACCCTAGAGTCACATTTGGTGTTGAAACTAAAGGTAACCATAATATAACATTTAGAATGATTCTTAGATCTTTAAACGGATATGATAGTAATAGACCGGAAAATGAACGAAATGAGAGTATAGCTGAGAGTGTAGTAAAACCGGATGAAGGTAAGTCTATTGCTGAAACAATTCTGCGCAATATGACACTTCGATCTCTTACATCAACAGAACTTAAAGCTTTATTCCCTAATAAGAGTGATGAAGAAATCAATCAGATGGTTGTTCGTATTAATCAAGATAAAGCCAAAGAGTTAGCAGATACAAATGGAAATACAGTACTAAAAGTAACAGGTTCTGTTGAGGGTAATGTTCATCCAAGTGCAGGTAGAATCGGTAGTGGCTGGTTAAGCCTGGATTCAGCTACAAATTTACCTATTAACAAAGTAGAAGCTAACGTTTTAGAACTAGGTTATGTTACATTTTATAATGTATCCTACCGATTCCAAAGTGGAACAGAGGGAAAAGTATTACCAGCAGTAATCGAAAACTATAAGCCAAAAGATACAGCTACTTACGAAAATGAAGCGAATGTAACACCAACACAACCGACAACTACAGAGTATATAGATGCAGAAAACGATGGGAAATGGGTATTCAAAAGTTACGATGCTGAAAATAAACAAGTAAATAAAGCAGATGTAGAATTTATAGGAACATGGGTATTCGAATCTAATAAATATGGTGTAACATATAAATTTGAAAGTGGGACACCAGGTAAGACATTGCCAGCAGCAATAGAAGGCTATAAACCAACAGACCAAAACCGTTATGTAGATAAATCAAATGTAACAACAATTCAACCAACAAAAACAGAGTATGTTGATGCAGAAAACGATGGGAAATGGGTATTCAAGAGCTACGATGCTGAAAATAAACAGGTAAATAAAGCAGATGTAGAGTTTGTAGGAACATGGGTATTCGTGGCTAATAAATACGGTGTAACATACAAATTCCAAAGTGGGACACCAGGTAAGACATTACCAGCAGCAATCGAAAACTATAAACCAATAGACCAAAACCGTTATGTAGATAAATCAAATGTAACAACAATTCAACCAACAAAAACAGAGTACGTTGATACAGAAAATGATGGTAAATGGGTATTCAAGAGCTACGATGCTGAAAATAAACAAGTAAATAAAGCAGATGTAGAGTTTATAGGAACATGGGTATTCGAAGCTAATAAATACGGTGTAACCTATAAATTTGAAAGTGGGACACCAGGTAAGACATTGCCAGCAGCAATAGAAGGCTATAAACCAACAGACCAAAACCGTTATGTAGATAAATCAAATGTAGATGCGATTCAACCAACTACAAAAGAGTACCCAGTTGCAGAAGAAGATGGAAAATGGGTATTTAAGAGTTACGATGCTGAAAATAAACAGGTAAATAAAGCAGATGTAGAGTTTGTAGGAACATGGGTATTCGAGGCTAAAAAATACGGTGTAACCTACAAATTTGTAAGTGGGACACCAGGTAAGACATTGCCAGAAGCGATAGAAGGCTATAAACCAACCGACCAAAATCGTTATGCAGATAAAGCAAATGTAGTTGCGACTCAACCGACAAAAACAGAGTACGTAGATGCGGAAAACGATGGTAAATGGGTTTTCAAGAGCTACGATACTGAAAATAAAGCAGTAAATAAAGCAGATGTAGAGTTTATAGGAACATGGGTATTCGAGGCTAATAAATACGGTGTAATCTACAAATTTGAAAGTGGGACACCAGGTAAGACATTGCCAGAAGCAATCGAAAACTATAAACCAACCGACCAAAACCGTTATGTAGATAAATCAAATGTAACAACAATTCAACCAACAAAAACAGAGTATGTTGATACAGAAAATGATGGAACATGGGTATTCAAGAGCTACGATGCTGAAAATAAACAAGTAAATAAAGCAGATGTAGAGTTTGTAGGAACATGGGTATTCGTGGCTAACGCACCGACTCCTAAGCCAGAACCGAAACCAGAGCCTAAGCCTGAACCAAAACCGGAGCCTAAGCCGGAGCCAAAACCAGAGCCTAAGCCTGAACCAAAGCCAGAGCCTAAGCCAGAACCGAAACCAGAGCCTAAGCCAGAATCGAAACCAGAGCCTAAGCCGGAGCCTAAGCCAGAACCGAAACCAGAACCGCAACCAACACCAACTCCGACCTCAATTTCTTCAGAAGATTGGAATCAAGGAAGTACTGAAGTGCACAAGAAGGATGAATTACCTCAGACAGGTAGTCAACAAGATGAATGGTTGGTAGCTCTAGGTGGCTTATCTATCCTAGGTGCCTTTACGGTATTTTCTAAAAAACGAGAAGAATAG